GACACATCCGGATCCACTTCGCGGCAGGCCTCCAGCAGACGCGGTGCCAGATGGGCCATGACATAGGTGGCGTGGAACCGGCTGGGGGCCAATAGCGTCAACCGCCCCCCTGCCCTGCCCTGCCGGGAGAGGCTTTGAATCCATGCGGTGTAACTGGCCGGGTCTTCGGCATGCATCAACCCTTTGGTCAGGCTCCACTCGCTGCCGTCTGACAGATCCGGCGCCGGGGCTGGACTGCTGACCGGCAGCGGCACCACATTGCTGGGCCCGGTATCATCCCCATTGAGGCGCTGTTCAAAATCCGGACCCACAGCGGCCCAGATACCCTGAGTGTCGCGCAGAATGCGCTCCAGATTGATCCCGTATTCGCTGACCCTGCCCCGGTAGCCCTGCCGTTTGACCACCAGCCATCCCAGGGCACGCAGCTTGGCCATCTCGCGTTTCACTGTGCGTTCGTCCACATGCCACATGCGCGCCATCTCGCGTTGACCCACGGCCAGCTCATCCCGGGACCAGTTGTAACGGGCGGTGATCAAAGTCATGAATCGCAACACCAACCGCTGCTTTCCTTTGTCCAAGGCTAAGGCGTGCGTTCCCAGCGCAGTGAGGATATCATATTTGATAACAGACGCATTGCGCCCGGCTGGTTTACTGGCAAGCATCTCTGCCCTCGTCGTTCACGTCCTGCACCAGGCAGGTCTGTACCTCAGATGTCCCGGCTTCACTGGCCCGGATCATAGTAGACGGTTTTACCTGGGTTGCGGTCTGGATAGTGTTTGGAACCGGACCAACTCAGCGCTTTTCGTCTTTGTTGTCTGATTTGCGTCCTTTTGCTCGATTCTGTCAAGTCCTCTGTAATTTGGACCAGATCCTTAAACTCTATTTCAAATGAAATTTTGGTATTAAAGGTATTGGGGGACATCCAGTCTGTCCCCTATTAGCGCAAAAATGTCCCCCAATATACAGTATGCGGTCAAATCCTGTCCCCCTAAATAGACCCCATTTATCAAGCGTTTCGAATCGTTTTAGTCGCTGCCGTTCGAATCGGTATGAGCCGTAGGATCCTGCTATACAGGGCTGTGTCCCCGCGGGGACAGCTCCAGTGCAGATACGATAATAGCTTTTGCGTTTTTTGCAAATTCGCCGTAAATAGCCAGTAAGGCGGAATTTGCGTCCACTTAAAAACGCAAACGTCGAGCAGAGATGAGGACGACATATGTTTACCCACCAAGACCTGTCGCAGATGCAGGCCCAATCGCTCAAGATGCAAAGCTGGATCAGGCAGCAGACTTTCTCGCCCGAGATGGAGAAGAAGCTGCGCAGGTTTTCCAGCTGGGAGGTGGCCGAACTGATATTTAAGGCCAACCAATCCACCCTGCGCGGCCGTCTTGCTGCCGACCCGAGCCTGCCGCAGGGCTTGGTCGAGGCCGACGGGCGTCAGCGCTGGTATTCCCTGGAAGAGATCAACGAGCTGCGCCGCCGTATTAAGGTGAACCGCAAGTCGCTGATGCCGGACCGTCCGGCAGGTAAACGGGCGCTGCGGGTGGCGATCTCAAACTTCAAAGGCGGCGCCGGTAAATCTACTGTGGCGCTGCACTTTGCCCATGCGGCCGCGCTGGACGGCTACCGGGTGCTCTGCGTTGATTTTGATCCGCAGGCGACGCTGTCCCATTCCATGGGTCTGAACGACGTTACCGAGGACTATACGGTCTGGGGCATCATGGCCCGCGATCTGGTCCGGGAAACGGAACGGATGAACACCGCCTCGCAGGGGGCCGAATCCGGCGCCGCCCTGCCCCACCGTCGCCTGCCCGAAGCGATCACCGACATGGGGCTGCAGGATCTGCGGGTCAGCGATTTCATCAAATCCACCAGCTGGCCCACCATCGATCTGATCCCCAGTTGTGCCAATGCCGCCTTTGTTGAATTCGCCAGCGCCCAGTATCGCCACCTCAATCCCGAGTGGTCGTTCTTTGCGGCGGTGTCGCGCTACCTGGATCAGATCCCGGCGGAAGATTACGACATGATGATCTTTGACTGCCCGCCTGCCATTGGCTACCAATCGATGAACGCGGTCTTTGCGGCGGACATGCTGTATATCCCTTCGGGGCCCGGCTACTGGGAATATGATTCCACCACCTCCTTTATCGGTCAGCTGTCCGAGGCGCTCGAGGATCTGTCGGCGTTTAACGGCGTTGTCCCCGCGGGGACAGCCACCCTGCCCAAGGTGTTTCAGGATGTGCGGTTCCTGCTGACGCGTTATGAATCGGGCAATGACCTGCACCGGGCCATGCGCGATGCCTTTGGCAAAGTCTTTGGCGAGCGTCTGGCGGATCACCCTATTGAAATGACCCGCGCGGTGGAACAATCCGGCCGGTTCCTCAGCTCGATATACGAGATCGACTATCGCGACATGACCCGCGAAACTTGGCGGCGGGCGCGGGCGTCATTTGACCAGGCCTACGATGAATTCAAGGCCAACGCCCTCTTGGCCTGGGATGGGCTGGAGGATGAAACATGAGCAAGCGTCGCGTCTTTGACATCAACTTCCCGTCCGATCCTCCCAAGCCTGATGCCACGTCTGCCCCTACTGTCCCCGCGGGGACAGATGTCACACCGCCGCTGGAAACGCGGCGTGGTCCTATGGCGACGGCGATCTCGGAAAATGCCGATGCGCTGCGGGTGCGGGCTGATGCCGAGCAGAAAATCCGCGCCGAGAATGACCGGCTGGCGCATGAATTTGTCCGCCTGAAAAAACTGGGTCTGGTGGTCGATCGCATTTCGCTGGACCTGATCCAGACCAGCAAACTGACCCGTGATCGCAGCCAGACCCGTGACCCGGAGCTGGACGAATTGATCGCCTCGATCCGCACCCTTGGCCTGTCCAATCCCATCCGGGTTGAACAGGATGGCGACGGCTATCAACTGGTTCAGGGGTTTCGCCGTCTGTCGGCCTATCGCGCCCTATACGCCGAAACCGGTGATGACCTGTATGCCAGCATTCCCGCTGGTCTGGTGGCGCAGGGGGAAACCCTGCAGGGTCTGTACCGTCGTATGGTCGACGAAAACCTGGTGCGCCGGGATATCTCATTTGCGGAAATGGCGCAGCTCGCCCTGTCTTATGTGCAGGATGATGCGACCGAGGCCGGGACGTTGGAGCAAGCAGTCAGCATGCTCTATGCCTCGACCGGGCGTCAGAAACGCAGCTATGTGCGCCACTTTGCGGAACTGCTGGAATGGCTCGGGGCTGATCTTAGGTTTGCTGAAATGATCCCACGGGCCCTGGGTTTGGATCTAAAGAAACGTCTGGCTGATGATGGCCAGCAACAGGCCGCACTGAGGCGCCGACTGCAACAGGAACAACCGCAAACAGCAGAACAGGAATTGGCGATTTTGCGTGCGGCGCTGGAACGAGTAACGCCGCGCGCGCCCAAATCTCCTGCCCGCGTCGATGGTGCAAAAACCACCCTGCGCTGTACTGTCCCCGCGGGGACAGTCCGCTGTCTGGCCCGTAACGGCCGTATCGAAATGGCAATGGAGAAAGACTTCTCGACCATTGATCAGCGTCGGCTTGAGGGCGCAATTGCCGCGTTCTTTGAGGTTCTCGACAGCGAGACCGAGGACGACACCTAGCGGTCATTTCGCGAAATTCAGGCTCTAATCGGCGGGTTAGAGCCTGACCAAAGCCCTGTTAAGGGTGATGCATATGCAAAAATGGCGGGGGTGTTGCATTAGAATAGCCGCTGCGTGCGCTACTGTCACCCCATGGAAATGGCTTACCGCTACCCTGTCGGGGTTCCCAGATGCCAAGGCCCGACAAATGCGCACTCCTTCTCAATCCTCAGATGTTTCACCGGACCAATCTGTGTATCGTATTCTGCGTCCGCGGGTGGTGCCGCTGGACCAGATTCATAGCAGTGATTTGCCTCGTGACCGTCTGGATTTGCCGGGGCAGGCGGGCTCGGCCGAGATGCAGGCGCTCAAGGCGTCTTTGTCGCAACGGGGACAACGGGTACCGGTGACAGTCAGCCGGGACCAACAGGGACGCTATCAACTGGTGTCAGGCTGGCGGCGGCTGACCGCGCTGCAACAATTGGCAGAAGAGCAGGGGCTTGCGGATCCGATGATCACCGCCCGCCTGACCGGGATAGGCGCGGCGCGGATGGAACTGTATATTGATATGGTCGAAAGCAATTTGCTGCATCAGGGTCTTAGCTTCGGCGAAATGGCCCAGTTGGCCCTGACCGCCTCTGCTGACCCGGCGCTGTCAGATCTGGGAGTAGGGGAGGTGGTCACCCGGTTGTACGGCGCACTGCCCAAGATGAAACGCTCATATATCCGCAGGTTCGTCTATCTGCTGCAGGTGCTTGGCGACGGCCTGCGGTTTCCCCATAAAATCTCCCGAAATCAGGGGGTTGCAGTGTCCAGGCAGTTGAGAAATAATCCTGAAACAGCAGAGGATCTGCGTCAGTCCCTGTCCCAATGCCCCAACGAGACCACGCAAAGCGCTGTTTTCGCGCAATATTTATTATCGACGCGCGTGCGAACTCCGCAAAAAACACAGCCTGAGCGGCGGTTCCACCTGGGCAAAACGCATGTCACCGGGCGGATGGGCGAATGTGTGATCCGGCGGGATACTGACTTTTCACGCATCGACACCGCTGTTCTGTCCCGCGCGATCCAGGCATTTGAGCGGATTCTGCAAAACGGGTAACCCATGGGTTACCCGAAATATTTTACAAGCAAGGGCAGGGGGTTAGTTCACCACGGAAAATTCGATGCGGCGATTTTTGGCCCGGTTCTGCACGGTGTTGTTCGGGACCAGCGGTTTGGTTTCACCGTAACCGGCCACATTCATGCGGGATTCCGGGATGCCCTTATGTTCCAGATACTCCGCGACCGCATGGGCGCGTTGTTCGCTCAACCCCATGTTCCAGGCCGCTCTGCCCTGGCTGTCCGTATGGCCCGCAATTTCGATCACCAGACCGGGGCAGCGACTGACAACGTCATACAACGTATCCAACAATGCGGTTGAACTGGGCTCAAGCTTGGCCGCAGCAGGCGCAAAATTGATGCTGCCCGTGCGCGACAGGATTTCAAAACGGCCCACACAGGCAGTGCGGTCAAAATCGCCCTCGGCTTCCAAAGCTGTCGAGGCCGTAACAACAGTGGTGGTCACCGGCGGGGCCGAGCCGGGGGTTGTTCGATCAAAAGTCAGGTTCAGGCTGACAATCGCCAGCGGCGTGATCGCCACGCCTGCCGCTTCTTCCAGTTTTGCCCGTCCGGGCTCAAGGCCGAAATCCTTCGTCAGGATCGGGATCGGCTTGACCGTGGCGACGTTAATCCGGTCATTGGACAAAAGTGAAATGATGACAGGCGCCGAGAGATCAGCCTTAACTCCATGTAATGACAGCGAAAATGGTAATGTAATTTCCTTTCGACGCAGGGTCGTCAGGTCCTCTAATACGGCAGAGTCCAGTTGTGCGGTGACGACAGCCTGCGGGTGCAGGAATGTCTCGAAGAACAAAAACCGCATGCGAACATTGCGCAGATCCACTTTGGTATCCACTGAATCCAGCGAGATGGTCAGCACCGCTGTGCCGTCTTCACTGATTTGACCATTCACTGTGGCAAAACTATTTGCTTCGGCGATATGGCCCTTCTTGATCGACATATAGGTGACATTCGATGCGGTCTGATCCAGTTGCCAGCCATTTTCAAAGGGGCTCTGTGCCAGCAGAAATCCGGGCCAGCAGATTAGAAACACCGCGGTGAGAGAAGATAATATCCGCATGATGAGACCTCTTTTCTAAAATGTAGATCAACCTCTGACGAGAAAAGTCAGAGCACTATTTTAATTGTTCGCTCGTATACTAACAGGAAACTTGCGCCCCAAGGCAAGGAGCGCAATACTTTACCGATGAATTTCCGGCAACTTCTGTTGCCATTGAATATTTGCTTGGAGTTTTGAGCGTGAAACAAGTCTGGTGGATCTTTCGATTGTTGATCCTGTGTGGGGTTGTACCGCTTGTGTGGGGCAGCCGGGTCAGCGCCGAAGAGCGGCTGGCGCTGATCTTTGGCAATTCGGCTTACGGCTCTGTGGCGTCGTTGGACAATCCCGTGAACGATGCGCAATTGATGGGCCAGTCTCTGACGCAGGTAGGGTTCAAAGTGACCCTGCTAATCGATGCGACCCAGATTGAAATGAAACGGGCCATTGCCCAGTTCGGCCGCGATCTGCGCGGGGCAGGCAGTGATGCAACCGGATTGTTCTATTACGCGGGTCATGGCGTGCAAAGCTTTGGCAACAACTACCTGCTGCCGGTTGATGTGTCTTTGTCAGATGCCGCCGATCTGGACTTGGTCGCGGTTGAGGCCCAGTCGGTCCTGCGCCAAATGGCCTCGGCGCGCAATCGCACCAATATTGTGATCCTGGACGCCTGTCGCAACAATCCGTTTAGCGACATATCCGAATTGAACGACAATGGACTGGCCGAAATGAAAGCGCCGACCGGCACCTTCCTGGCCTATGCCACGGCGCCCGGCAGCGTCGCTTTGGATGGGGTGGACAAAAACAGTCCCTTTACAAAGGCCGTGGTTGAACAGATCCTGACGCCGGGGCAACCGATTGAACAGCTGTTCAAGCAGGTGCGTCGTTCGGTGCTCAAGCAAAGTAACGGAATGCAGACACCCTGGGATGCCTCGTCCCTGGTCAGCGACTTTCGGTTTGTCGAGAAACCGGATGAGCCGACCCCAGCTGAGGCCGATGAATTGCAAGTTTGGCAATCGGTTCAGGCGACGCGCGATCCGATACAATTGACCTTGTTCCTGCGGGGATACCCCAACGGCGAATACGCCGATGCCGCGCGTCTTTTGTTGTCCGAAGTTATTGCCGCCGAGCTGGCCCCACCAGCCCAGGAAGCAGCTGTACCGCTCAGTGATGCAGAGAACCTGATGTTCCAGACGGCTCAAGTAGATGGCAGTCTGGCAGCCTATGAGGCCTATCTGCAAACCTACCCGGACGGAACCTATGCAGAAATGGCCCGATCTGAAGTGATCGCCCTGAGCAAAGGGACAGCGGAGGACCCCCAAGCGGGACCAGAGGCGGAAAGAGAGGTTGAGGTTGAGCCCGAACAGATACCTGCGCAGCCTGAGTCAGGAACTATTACCTTTGCCAGTCCGCTAGAGTCGGGCCTAGGTGTTGTTGCTGGCAGGTCTCTGGCTGAATTGATCACCGGATCACCAGCATTTCCACCCATCGAAGGCCTGCCCGAGGCTTATTGGAAAGATCAAACCTGTTCGAATTGCCACCAGTGGAATCAAGACCGGTTGTGTACGCAGGCGAATGCCTATCTTAACCTGACCATGCAGCGGTCGCTGACCAAGCAGCACCCGTTTGGCGGCGTTATGAAGCGCGCACTGAAAAGCTGGGCAACAGGCGGCTGCCAGTAAGACGTCACTGTTTTTGCCGCACTCGAAATACTCCCGCCCGTCGTTGGCCTTCTGACGAAGGCGCGCCTCCCGTTGGGCGTGGCACCGCGTTTACGCGGTGCCACGCCCAAGGCCGCCAAGGGGGATCAGCGCAGCTGGTGCACCTGCGGGCACGGGAGAATTTGGCGAACCGTAAGGCTTACGATTTCAAGACAGTCGCATTTTCTGGTCAGCCAAAGATTGATGTAAGTCCGATGTAGACGACACATCCAGGAAATGGGCGAAAACCGGATGATGGATAATTCGATTTCAGCATATTTGTCTTGTTGGCTCTGTTAGGACCCGTGCCGCCCTTACTGCTCTGTCGTGGACATAAAGAAATACACCCACTCGCCTTTGAAGTCCGGGTATGTTGCGCGAGCCTCAGTGACGCGGTCTGTCAGCCAGCTCAGATATTCAGCAGCATCTTCACTCAGCGGGCGTAACCCGTGATACAGCGGATGTGAGGCGGCAAAGGCCACTGCGATTTCCTGACCGTAGGGAGGGCCAACGGTGATTTGCAGGCCGGTATCGCCGGCCGCTTTGGCGCCCACCCGCATTCGGCTTTGGGCTGGGGTCAGGACCAAAGGTACTGCCTGGTTGGGGGAGAGGTGCACCGCCGCACCGCCTGCATCGAAATAGTCGACGTAGATATAGGCGTCATAGTCTGGCGCAGTGAGATCAAAAAACATCCGCTCGCCGCCAGTGTAATCCAGCACGCGGACGTGGGTGTC
This DNA window, taken from Parasedimentitalea marina, encodes the following:
- a CDS encoding OmpA family protein yields the protein MRILSSLTAVFLICWPGFLLAQSPFENGWQLDQTASNVTYMSIKKGHIAEANSFATVNGQISEDGTAVLTISLDSVDTKVDLRNVRMRFLFFETFLHPQAVVTAQLDSAVLEDLTTLRRKEITLPFSLSLHGVKADLSAPVIISLLSNDRINVATVKPIPILTKDFGLEPGRAKLEEAAGVAITPLAIVSLNLTFDRTTPGSAPPVTTTVVTASTALEAEGDFDRTACVGRFEILSRTGSINFAPAAAKLEPSSTALLDTLYDVVSRCPGLVIEIAGHTDSQGRAAWNMGLSEQRAHAVAEYLEHKGIPESRMNVAGYGETKPLVPNNTVQNRAKNRRIEFSVVN
- a CDS encoding AAA family ATPase, which translates into the protein MFTHQDLSQMQAQSLKMQSWIRQQTFSPEMEKKLRRFSSWEVAELIFKANQSTLRGRLAADPSLPQGLVEADGRQRWYSLEEINELRRRIKVNRKSLMPDRPAGKRALRVAISNFKGGAGKSTVALHFAHAAALDGYRVLCVDFDPQATLSHSMGLNDVTEDYTVWGIMARDLVRETERMNTASQGAESGAALPHRRLPEAITDMGLQDLRVSDFIKSTSWPTIDLIPSCANAAFVEFASAQYRHLNPEWSFFAAVSRYLDQIPAEDYDMMIFDCPPAIGYQSMNAVFAADMLYIPSGPGYWEYDSTTSFIGQLSEALEDLSAFNGVVPAGTATLPKVFQDVRFLLTRYESGNDLHRAMRDAFGKVFGERLADHPIEMTRAVEQSGRFLSSIYEIDYRDMTRETWRRARASFDQAYDEFKANALLAWDGLEDET
- a CDS encoding ParB/RepB/Spo0J family partition protein: MSKRRVFDINFPSDPPKPDATSAPTVPAGTDVTPPLETRRGPMATAISENADALRVRADAEQKIRAENDRLAHEFVRLKKLGLVVDRISLDLIQTSKLTRDRSQTRDPELDELIASIRTLGLSNPIRVEQDGDGYQLVQGFRRLSAYRALYAETGDDLYASIPAGLVAQGETLQGLYRRMVDENLVRRDISFAEMAQLALSYVQDDATEAGTLEQAVSMLYASTGRQKRSYVRHFAELLEWLGADLRFAEMIPRALGLDLKKRLADDGQQQAALRRRLQQEQPQTAEQELAILRAALERVTPRAPKSPARVDGAKTTLRCTVPAGTVRCLARNGRIEMAMEKDFSTIDQRRLEGAIAAFFEVLDSETEDDT
- a CDS encoding DnaA N-terminal domain-containing protein: MLASKPAGRNASVIKYDILTALGTHALALDKGKQRLVLRFMTLITARYNWSRDELAVGQREMARMWHVDERTVKREMAKLRALGWLVVKRQGYRGRVSEYGINLERILRDTQGIWAAVGPDFEQRLNGDDTGPSNVVPLPVSSPAPAPDLSDGSEWSLTKGLMHAEDPASYTAWIQSLSRQGRAGGRLTLLAPSRFHATYVMAHLAPRLLEACREVDPDVSDIVVVS
- a CDS encoding caspase family protein, translated to MKQVWWIFRLLILCGVVPLVWGSRVSAEERLALIFGNSAYGSVASLDNPVNDAQLMGQSLTQVGFKVTLLIDATQIEMKRAIAQFGRDLRGAGSDATGLFYYAGHGVQSFGNNYLLPVDVSLSDAADLDLVAVEAQSVLRQMASARNRTNIVILDACRNNPFSDISELNDNGLAEMKAPTGTFLAYATAPGSVALDGVDKNSPFTKAVVEQILTPGQPIEQLFKQVRRSVLKQSNGMQTPWDASSLVSDFRFVEKPDEPTPAEADELQVWQSVQATRDPIQLTLFLRGYPNGEYADAARLLLSEVIAAELAPPAQEAAVPLSDAENLMFQTAQVDGSLAAYEAYLQTYPDGTYAEMARSEVIALSKGTAEDPQAGPEAEREVEVEPEQIPAQPESGTITFASPLESGLGVVAGRSLAELITGSPAFPPIEGLPEAYWKDQTCSNCHQWNQDRLCTQANAYLNLTMQRSLTKQHPFGGVMKRALKSWATGGCQ
- a CDS encoding ParB N-terminal domain-containing protein — encoded protein: MRTPSQSSDVSPDQSVYRILRPRVVPLDQIHSSDLPRDRLDLPGQAGSAEMQALKASLSQRGQRVPVTVSRDQQGRYQLVSGWRRLTALQQLAEEQGLADPMITARLTGIGAARMELYIDMVESNLLHQGLSFGEMAQLALTASADPALSDLGVGEVVTRLYGALPKMKRSYIRRFVYLLQVLGDGLRFPHKISRNQGVAVSRQLRNNPETAEDLRQSLSQCPNETTQSAVFAQYLLSTRVRTPQKTQPERRFHLGKTHVTGRMGECVIRRDTDFSRIDTAVLSRAIQAFERILQNG